From the bacterium genome, one window contains:
- the metG gene encoding methionine--tRNA ligase encodes MSNDENKVAKFFYVTTPIYYVNDEPHIGHAYTTLLADVLTRYHTLLGYSTRFLTGTDEHGLKVETSAKKRGISPQAHVDEMNERFKALWNVLQFEYDRFIRTTDDDHVAVVKQMLQQLWDSGQIYAKEYDGLYYVSDEIFVTELQAEKIRAEKPEAEIIAIQEKNYFFKMSEHVDWLKKHIEDNPTFIQPDFRRNEVLGFLNQKGGVNDLCISRPKSRLTWGIELPFDSDYVCYVWVDALLNYVTGAKIGDKVGVEAWKEHPADLHLIGKDILTTHCVYWPTLLHGMGLPLPKQIFAHGWWLLGGEKMSKSLGNVIKPLDLIEKFGGIENGGVDRFRYLLMRGMILGQDATLTEERIKAIVNGELANDFGNLLSRVVKLIEQNFVKRIPENSQMEQISSVIELPETISAINSNLDTTLDLIRDANQRFDTNKTWSLVKTNPSQGGSILFQCLTDIANASIRLFPIMPDKMMELRSLLGLSKKPEDEYDYTINGGGAVEISRPLFMRLDFDKLFGSEKVDIVAQKATVKSETKKVEQPVAEPDGLITIDDVKKVELRIAKVLRAEKIEGATKLLLLQLDDGNGVEKPRQIVAGIAEHYSPDELLGKLIVIVANLKPAKLKGNLSYGMLLAAKSEGKLALVTVSGDIAPGASVG; translated from the coding sequence GTGTCGAATGACGAAAACAAAGTAGCAAAATTCTTTTATGTAACAACGCCGATTTACTACGTCAACGATGAACCGCATATTGGTCATGCGTACACTACGCTGCTTGCCGATGTATTGACGCGTTACCACACATTACTCGGGTACAGTACCCGCTTTCTGACTGGCACCGACGAGCATGGTCTGAAAGTGGAAACGTCGGCGAAGAAACGCGGCATCTCCCCACAAGCGCACGTCGATGAAATGAATGAGCGCTTCAAAGCATTATGGAATGTTCTCCAATTTGAGTACGACCGTTTTATTCGTACGACCGACGACGATCATGTTGCCGTGGTAAAGCAGATGCTGCAACAGCTTTGGGATAGTGGACAGATTTACGCGAAAGAGTACGATGGGCTGTATTACGTCTCCGATGAAATATTCGTAACCGAGTTGCAAGCGGAAAAGATTCGCGCGGAGAAACCCGAAGCCGAGATCATCGCGATCCAAGAGAAAAATTATTTCTTCAAGATGAGCGAGCATGTCGATTGGCTCAAGAAACACATCGAAGACAATCCGACCTTCATTCAACCGGACTTCCGGCGGAATGAGGTGCTCGGGTTCTTGAATCAAAAAGGCGGGGTGAACGATCTCTGTATCTCACGTCCGAAGTCGCGGTTGACGTGGGGGATCGAGCTGCCGTTCGATTCCGATTACGTCTGTTATGTATGGGTCGATGCGTTGCTCAATTATGTCACCGGCGCGAAAATCGGCGATAAAGTTGGCGTCGAAGCTTGGAAAGAACACCCAGCCGATTTGCATCTCATCGGAAAAGATATTCTCACCACCCATTGCGTCTATTGGCCGACCCTCCTACATGGCATGGGATTGCCGTTACCGAAACAGATTTTTGCACACGGCTGGTGGCTACTCGGCGGCGAGAAAATGTCAAAGTCGCTTGGCAATGTCATCAAACCGCTTGACCTCATCGAAAAATTCGGCGGCATTGAGAATGGCGGTGTCGACCGTTTCCGTTATCTCTTAATGAGAGGAATGATTCTCGGTCAAGATGCAACACTCACCGAAGAGCGAATCAAAGCAATCGTGAATGGTGAGTTAGCGAATGATTTCGGAAATCTATTGTCACGCGTTGTAAAATTGATCGAACAAAATTTCGTAAAGAGAATTCCAGAGAATTCTCAGATGGAACAGATATCAAGTGTTATCGAGCTTCCTGAGACCATTAGTGCTATCAATTCTAATCTTGATACTACTCTTGACTTAATCCGAGACGCAAATCAACGTTTTGACACAAACAAAACTTGGTCTTTAGTCAAAACGAACCCAAGTCAAGGTGGAAGCATTCTCTTCCAATGCCTGACAGATATTGCAAACGCCTCGATCAGGTTATTCCCAATCATGCCGGATAAAATGATGGAGCTAAGGTCATTACTCGGACTATCGAAGAAACCGGAAGACGAGTATGATTACACGATAAATGGTGGTGGGGCGGTTGAAATATCGAGACCACTATTCATGCGTCTTGATTTCGACAAACTTTTCGGGAGCGAGAAGGTCGATATTGTTGCTCAAAAAGCAACAGTGAAGAGTGAGACAAAAAAAGTCGAACAACCCGTTGCCGAGCCCGATGGTCTCATCACTATCGATGATGTGAAGAAAGTGGAACTCCGGATTGCGAAAGTGCTACGCGCCGAGAAGATTGAAGGGGCAACCAAGCTCTTGTTGTTACAACTGGACGATGGGAATGGCGTTGAAAAGCCGCGCCAAATCGTTGCAGGAATTGCCGAACACTATTCGCCTGATGAGTTGCTTGGAAAACTCATCGTAATCGTCGCCAATCTCAAACCGGCGAAATTGAAAGGGAATCTTTCGTATGGTATGTTGCTTGCCGCCAAGTCGGAAGGGAAACTTGCTTTAGTCACTGTGAGCGGCGATATCGCTCCCGGTGCGTCGGTAGGGTGA